Proteins encoded by one window of Armatimonadota bacterium:
- a CDS encoding HAD-IC family P-type ATPase, protein MTQQPAAPSPLGLTSQEAADRLASDGPNSTAGSAAPPLLRFARRFWAPVPWMLEGAMVLQLLLHETAEAAVVGILLAFNAVLGAVQESRADATLRALRASLALNASVMRDGTWRIVPAATLVVGDLVKLSLGAVVPADVRLTDGSVLLDQSRLTGESLPVEASDGATAWAGALVRRGEASAEVTATGPRTRFGRAAELVRSAAAPSTEQQTVLRVVRNLAAFNGVVLALMVAYAFTRHMTASGLLPLALTGILASIPVALPATFTLAEAIGARALAARSVLPTRLSAVDEAASIDVLCTDKTGTLTRNQLQVADVVPLNGVDRARVLSAAALASAAGGQDPVDVAVRTAAGAAATANFSSLHFTPFDPATKLASCTAVDADGHSVRMVKGSVAAVVAIGGGNAPAEAGRLEETGYRVLAVGEAAGSEMTLLGLIALTDPPRDDAAQLIAQIHAQGIKTVMVTGDSAGTAAVVAHAVGLAGASAPAGAPAANVDPLNYAVYAGVLPEDKFALVQALQSRGHTVGMCGDGANDAPALRQAQMGIAVSTATDAARSAAGIVLTEPGLSGVVAAVRQGRTIFQRILTYTLNSLIKKIVQICFLAVGLLITGRAILTPMLMVLVLLTSDFLTMSLTTDNVRPSSAPNRWRIHSLMLAAFAIGGCAVLFCTGALLLAVRTLRLTGPTLQTYCLIVLVFTSEAVLYAIRDRRHIWSSAPGKWLVLTSVADVALISAMATGGMLMAPIPVALVASVLGASLLFALAADAVKAVVFPRLQLS, encoded by the coding sequence TTGACGCAGCAACCAGCGGCGCCGTCACCATTGGGCCTCACATCGCAAGAGGCCGCCGATCGCCTCGCGTCTGACGGACCGAATAGCACCGCCGGCAGCGCTGCGCCGCCACTTCTCCGATTTGCCCGTCGCTTCTGGGCGCCTGTGCCGTGGATGCTGGAAGGGGCGATGGTTTTGCAGCTTCTGCTGCATGAGACAGCCGAGGCCGCGGTCGTCGGCATCCTGTTAGCGTTCAACGCCGTCCTTGGCGCCGTCCAGGAATCGCGCGCCGACGCCACGTTACGCGCGCTGCGAGCCAGTCTCGCCTTGAACGCCTCGGTGATGCGCGACGGCACGTGGCGTATCGTCCCTGCAGCGACGCTTGTCGTTGGCGATCTGGTGAAGCTCTCGCTTGGCGCTGTTGTGCCGGCAGACGTGCGCCTGACGGATGGCTCCGTGCTTCTGGATCAATCCAGGCTTACCGGGGAGTCGCTGCCGGTTGAAGCATCGGACGGGGCCACGGCATGGGCCGGCGCGCTCGTCCGCCGGGGGGAGGCCTCGGCGGAGGTTACTGCCACCGGTCCGCGGACGCGCTTCGGAAGGGCGGCGGAGTTGGTCCGCTCGGCCGCAGCGCCAAGCACCGAACAGCAGACAGTTCTTCGTGTAGTGCGCAATCTGGCGGCATTCAACGGTGTTGTGCTGGCGCTGATGGTTGCCTATGCATTCACGCGGCACATGACTGCGAGCGGGCTGCTTCCTCTGGCTCTTACGGGCATCCTTGCCTCAATTCCGGTTGCGTTACCGGCGACGTTTACACTGGCTGAAGCGATTGGAGCGCGCGCTTTGGCTGCCCGCAGCGTTTTGCCAACCCGCCTATCGGCGGTGGACGAGGCGGCCAGCATCGACGTTCTTTGCACCGACAAAACCGGCACGCTCACGCGCAACCAGCTCCAGGTTGCCGATGTTGTGCCCCTAAACGGCGTCGACAGGGCCCGAGTGCTCTCCGCAGCCGCGCTTGCCAGCGCGGCCGGCGGTCAGGATCCGGTCGATGTAGCTGTACGGACGGCTGCCGGCGCCGCGGCAACGGCCAACTTCAGCAGCCTGCATTTCACGCCGTTCGACCCGGCGACCAAATTGGCCTCATGCACCGCTGTGGACGCCGACGGCCACAGTGTCAGAATGGTGAAAGGATCGGTCGCGGCAGTGGTGGCCATCGGCGGCGGCAATGCGCCGGCGGAAGCCGGGCGGCTGGAGGAGACCGGATACCGCGTGCTGGCCGTGGGCGAAGCCGCCGGCAGTGAGATGACTCTGCTCGGACTTATCGCTCTCACCGATCCGCCTCGAGACGACGCTGCACAACTGATTGCCCAGATTCACGCACAGGGCATCAAGACTGTGATGGTAACCGGCGACTCAGCGGGCACGGCCGCCGTTGTTGCGCATGCGGTGGGTTTGGCCGGCGCCTCCGCTCCGGCGGGCGCGCCGGCCGCGAACGTGGATCCGCTAAACTACGCCGTGTATGCCGGCGTGCTGCCGGAAGACAAGTTTGCCCTGGTGCAGGCGCTGCAGAGCCGCGGCCACACCGTTGGAATGTGCGGCGATGGCGCCAACGACGCGCCTGCACTGCGTCAGGCTCAAATGGGTATCGCAGTATCCACGGCTACCGACGCGGCACGATCGGCAGCCGGGATTGTACTTACGGAGCCCGGGCTTAGCGGGGTGGTGGCAGCCGTACGTCAGGGCAGGACGATCTTCCAGCGGATACTTACCTATACTCTCAACTCACTCATCAAGAAGATCGTGCAGATCTGCTTTCTGGCCGTTGGCTTACTGATCACCGGCCGCGCGATCCTGACACCGATGTTGATGGTTCTGGTGCTGCTTACCAGCGACTTCCTGACGATGTCGCTTACCACCGACAACGTTCGGCCCTCTTCTGCGCCGAACCGGTGGCGAATACACAGCCTGATGCTGGCGGCCTTCGCCATAGGCGGCTGCGCCGTGTTGTTTTGCACGGGCGCGCTGCTGCTCGCAGTTCGGACGCTCCGGCTAACGGGCCCCACCCTTCAGACCTACTGCCTAATCGTGCTCGTTTTCACCAGTGAAGCAGTTCTGTATGCGATTCGAGACCGACGCCATATCTGGTCATCCGCGCCCGGCAAGTGGCTGGTGCTGACCTCGGTTGCCGATGTCGCGCTCATCTCGGCAATGGCGACAGGCGGCATGCTGATGGCGCCGATACCTGTAGCGTTAGTCGCTTCTGTCCTTGGCGCCTCGCTCCTGTTCGCGCTGGCTGCCGACGCGGTGAAGGCGGTTGTGTTCCCGCGACTACAGCTCAGTTAG
- a CDS encoding isoprenyl transferase gives MANGAADADTALADLDPDRIPAHVAIIMDGNGRWARARGDNRLAGHWQGYRTLKAIVLAAEEIGVRYLTVYGFSSENWRRPKDEVGGLMHLMLDAMRAEIAELIERGVRVRVSGRLSDLPEDLREEFSGAMERTRGLTGLTFNLAINYGGRAEVVDAVKAICGLVQRGELNPEDIDEQCISTQLYAPDIPDPDLLIRTAGELRLSNFLLWETAYSEIFVTQVCWPDFDREDLIAAIKEYQRRVRRFGAVVE, from the coding sequence ATGGCTAACGGCGCTGCCGACGCCGACACGGCACTGGCGGACCTCGACCCGGACCGCATTCCGGCTCACGTAGCCATTATCATGGATGGCAACGGACGCTGGGCACGTGCGCGGGGCGACAACCGGCTCGCCGGCCACTGGCAGGGCTACCGTACGCTGAAGGCGATTGTACTGGCGGCCGAAGAGATTGGAGTCCGATACCTCACCGTTTACGGATTCTCTTCGGAAAACTGGCGGAGACCGAAGGACGAAGTCGGCGGCCTGATGCATCTGATGCTGGACGCGATGCGCGCTGAGATTGCGGAGCTGATTGAGCGCGGAGTGCGGGTGCGCGTATCTGGCCGCCTTTCCGACCTGCCGGAAGACCTGCGCGAGGAGTTCTCCGGCGCCATGGAGCGGACCCGTGGGCTCACCGGTCTTACATTCAATCTGGCCATCAACTACGGCGGCCGGGCCGAAGTCGTTGACGCCGTCAAGGCGATTTGCGGCCTCGTACAGCGTGGCGAGCTCAATCCGGAAGATATCGATGAGCAGTGCATTTCGACGCAGTTGTACGCTCCCGATATTCCCGACCCGGACCTGCTGATACGCACGGCCGGTGAACTGCGGCTCTCCAACTTTCTGCTGTGGGAAACTGCGTACAGTGAGATCTTTGTCACACAGGTTTGCTGGCCCGATTTCGACCGTGAGGACCTGATTGCGGCCATCAAAGAGTATCAGCGGCGTGTCCGCCGGTTTGGAGCGGTTGTGGAGTGA
- a CDS encoding site-2 protease family protein → MTSHLVASLIDILRTAAYFIAVITVLVVAHECGHFLAAKLLKMRVVEFSIFFWKRVWRIATINGTEYNLRLLPLGGFVKVAGMEPDDLFHGAALIRPARATKREKRLIGMSDDAMARLVPGQIGEPVRELAWNSVGADCNLTFRGIADLQQRLRSADLTAEERNYLQQTLDARHHEVDPAEFNQRPIWQRAIVILAGPFASLLFGYLLFCALGITMGLPDGIPTNQVDTVVAGMPAAKVGLKPGDRIVAINGKPIRTGADTVNTIHSSAGVLLHITVQRGAQVFQVAAAPVATNEPILNPRTHHLNTVRVGLIGYSPVEQIVWRHSSALNSVRVCSEQLYTYVVETLRTLFSKHAFQNLGGAVSIGAEIHHDSHHGPAQVMLTAALLSISIGLLNLFPIPILDGGHLLMMLVEFIRRRKMSSTEVEAFQSIGLAIIAVLVLVVMVHDIQRLRG, encoded by the coding sequence ATGACTTCTCATCTAGTCGCCAGCCTGATCGATATCTTGCGCACCGCCGCTTACTTTATTGCGGTTATCACGGTGCTGGTGGTAGCGCACGAGTGCGGCCACTTTCTGGCGGCCAAGCTGCTGAAAATGCGGGTCGTGGAGTTCTCAATCTTCTTCTGGAAGCGCGTCTGGCGTATTGCTACCATAAACGGCACAGAGTACAACCTGCGCCTGCTGCCACTTGGCGGTTTCGTGAAAGTAGCCGGCATGGAGCCGGACGACCTGTTCCACGGCGCCGCGTTGATACGCCCGGCCCGTGCCACCAAACGCGAGAAACGCCTCATCGGCATGAGCGATGATGCGATGGCGCGACTGGTTCCCGGGCAAATTGGCGAACCGGTACGTGAATTGGCATGGAACAGTGTGGGGGCTGATTGCAACCTTACCTTTCGCGGAATCGCCGATCTGCAGCAGCGGCTGCGCAGCGCAGACCTGACTGCCGAAGAGCGGAACTACCTGCAGCAGACCCTGGATGCGCGCCACCACGAGGTCGATCCGGCAGAGTTCAACCAGCGGCCGATATGGCAGCGCGCCATCGTTATACTGGCCGGACCGTTTGCCAGTCTTCTATTCGGATATCTTCTATTCTGCGCCCTTGGAATCACCATGGGACTGCCGGATGGGATACCGACGAACCAGGTGGATACAGTTGTGGCCGGAATGCCGGCCGCGAAGGTCGGCTTGAAACCGGGCGACCGGATCGTGGCTATCAATGGCAAGCCAATCCGAACCGGCGCCGACACGGTGAATACCATCCACAGCAGCGCCGGCGTACTGCTCCACATCACCGTTCAGCGAGGCGCTCAGGTCTTTCAGGTCGCTGCGGCACCAGTTGCCACAAATGAACCGATCTTGAACCCGCGCACACATCATCTCAACACGGTGCGCGTCGGACTGATCGGCTACTCTCCCGTCGAGCAGATCGTGTGGCGTCACAGTTCGGCTTTAAACTCTGTGAGAGTGTGCAGCGAACAGCTGTACACCTATGTAGTAGAAACGCTCAGAACGCTGTTTAGCAAGCATGCATTCCAGAACCTGGGCGGCGCAGTAAGCATTGGCGCCGAGATTCACCACGACAGCCACCACGGTCCTGCCCAGGTGATGTTGACTGCCGCTCTTCTCAGCATCTCGATTGGGCTTCTGAATCTCTTCCCGATCCCAATCCTGGATGGCGGCCACCTCTTGATGATGCTGGTGGAGTTCATTCGGCGACGCAAAATGTCGAGTACCGAAGTCGAAGCATTTCAGTCCATCGGCCTGGCGATCATCGCGGTCTTGGTGCTGGTGGTGATGGTTCACGACATACAGCGTCTACGCGGTTAG
- a CDS encoding elongation factor Ts encodes MAEVTAALVRELRERTGAGMMDCKGALTETGGDIDEAIVYLRKKMGSKLSTREGRVAAEGIIAACVVDNEDAALIELNSETDFVARSADFRQLAAELAEQVARRGGHSVETVLAQESTEAPGATVKDRLHDVFTRLRENIVFKRFEFISTDACGAVATYVHTPAGDKIGVLVEVEAESADAARSEAVLHLARELAMQIAGARPKYLEAAEVTQAEIDRERDIARTQALNEGKPEAAVEKIVEGRLQKYYENVVLLNQRYQRDPKLTVSALLASVAGGVKVRRFVRYEVGELSTAEPPGSEA; translated from the coding sequence ATGGCTGAAGTGACTGCTGCGCTGGTGCGAGAATTGCGCGAACGCACCGGCGCCGGAATGATGGACTGCAAGGGAGCGCTGACCGAAACGGGCGGGGATATCGATGAAGCGATTGTCTACCTTCGAAAGAAGATGGGCAGCAAACTGAGCACGCGTGAGGGGAGAGTAGCTGCCGAGGGCATCATCGCAGCCTGCGTGGTTGACAATGAGGATGCGGCCCTTATCGAGCTGAACTCGGAGACCGACTTCGTTGCGCGCAGCGCTGATTTTCGGCAACTGGCCGCGGAACTGGCTGAACAGGTGGCGCGCCGGGGCGGACACAGCGTCGAAACCGTGCTGGCGCAGGAATCGACGGAAGCGCCAGGAGCCACTGTGAAGGACCGACTGCATGACGTGTTCACACGACTGCGTGAGAACATTGTCTTCAAGCGGTTCGAGTTTATCTCCACCGACGCGTGTGGCGCCGTGGCGACGTACGTGCATACACCCGCAGGCGACAAGATCGGCGTTCTGGTTGAGGTGGAAGCAGAAAGCGCGGACGCCGCGCGCAGCGAGGCTGTGCTCCATCTGGCTCGCGAGCTCGCCATGCAGATAGCCGGCGCTCGCCCGAAATACCTGGAAGCCGCCGAGGTGACGCAGGCTGAGATCGACCGGGAACGCGATATCGCCCGTACGCAAGCGCTCAACGAAGGCAAGCCTGAAGCTGCTGTGGAGAAGATTGTTGAGGGCCGTCTGCAGAAGTACTACGAGAACGTGGTGCTGCTGAACCAACGCTACCAGCGTGACCCCAAGCTCACCGTCTCGGCGCTGCTGGCATCGGTTGCCGGCGGTGTCAAGGTACGTCGATTTGTGCGGTACGAGGTTGGTGAGCTCTCCACCGCAGAGCCACCAGGTTCAGAGGCGTGA
- a CDS encoding UMP kinase: MRWQRVLLKLSGEAFAQDATQESPPDDNPRAGLNFGTISRIAREIAEAHSAGVQIAIVTGAGNIMRGERAAVAGMDRATADYMGMLGTVINSMALQDALEKQNVATRVMTAIAMAEVAEPFIRRRALRHLEKNRVVVFAGGTGNPFFTTDTAAALRAHEIHANVVLKATNVDGIYSGDPRKHPEATRYTNVSFEECIRKDLRVMDQTAFTFCREYGIPIVVFKIGAAGSIRRAAMGTEFGTLVDEFGGGDGDDSRAS, from the coding sequence TTGCGCTGGCAGCGTGTGCTGCTCAAACTCTCCGGCGAGGCATTCGCGCAGGATGCCACGCAGGAATCGCCTCCGGACGACAATCCCCGTGCCGGTCTGAACTTTGGCACCATCTCACGGATTGCCCGTGAGATCGCCGAGGCGCATTCGGCCGGCGTGCAGATTGCCATTGTAACTGGGGCCGGTAACATCATGCGCGGTGAACGAGCGGCGGTAGCCGGTATGGACCGCGCCACCGCCGACTACATGGGCATGCTGGGCACGGTGATCAATAGCATGGCCCTGCAGGATGCCCTCGAGAAGCAAAACGTGGCGACCCGAGTGATGACCGCGATTGCCATGGCGGAAGTGGCGGAGCCGTTTATTCGCAGGCGCGCGCTCCGCCACCTGGAGAAGAACCGCGTGGTGGTTTTTGCCGGTGGCACCGGCAATCCATTTTTTACGACCGACACCGCAGCTGCACTCCGTGCGCACGAAATCCATGCAAACGTCGTATTGAAAGCTACGAACGTAGACGGCATATACAGCGGTGATCCACGCAAACACCCGGAAGCGACGCGATATACCAACGTCAGCTTTGAGGAGTGCATCCGCAAGGATCTCCGCGTGATGGATCAAACCGCATTTACGTTCTGTCGCGAGTATGGTATCCCGATTGTCGTATTCAAAATCGGCGCGGCCGGCAGCATCCGGCGCGCCGCGATGGGTACCGAATTCGGCACATTGGTGGACGAGTTTGGCGGAGGTGACGGCGATGATTCCAGAGCTTCTTAA
- the rpsB gene encoding 30S ribosomal protein S2: MSLSMKELLEAGVHFGHQTRRWNPKMKPYIYGARNGIYIIDLHKTVDLYAAAHAFVQEVAANNGRVLFVGTKKQAQEAIAEAAISCRQYYVNHRWLGGMLTNFRTMKDRVKRLAELNEMEANGTLDRLTKKEALLLLEQRDKLERYLGGIKTMDGMPDCLIVVDLKKEHIAVAEARRLEIPIIGLVDTNCDPELVDYVIPGNDDAIRAIKLVTTRLAEAVIEMKRAEWEMEEAGDAPVEDGAEKPNVDAETGEVVTSAAEIADSDFVFHRGEEDEYTRMANLGGELAAAGATEASQEFTAEGAPPEPTDEPDAAGGDPAPSGESSEAVADEVAPGVAEPEPAV; this comes from the coding sequence ATGTCGCTCTCGATGAAGGAGTTGTTGGAGGCGGGCGTTCACTTCGGGCATCAAACCCGGCGGTGGAACCCCAAGATGAAGCCATACATCTACGGCGCTCGCAATGGCATTTACATCATTGATCTGCACAAGACCGTGGACCTGTACGCGGCCGCGCATGCGTTTGTGCAGGAGGTTGCCGCAAACAACGGGCGGGTTCTATTCGTAGGCACCAAGAAACAGGCACAGGAAGCGATCGCCGAGGCAGCCATCAGTTGCCGCCAGTACTACGTGAACCATCGCTGGTTGGGCGGCATGCTGACCAACTTTCGGACGATGAAAGACCGCGTGAAGCGCCTGGCCGAATTGAACGAGATGGAGGCCAACGGAACGCTGGACCGGCTAACCAAGAAGGAAGCGCTGCTGCTGCTGGAACAGCGAGACAAGTTGGAGCGGTACCTCGGTGGCATCAAGACCATGGACGGAATGCCGGACTGCCTGATTGTTGTGGACCTGAAGAAGGAGCACATCGCGGTCGCAGAGGCGCGTCGGCTGGAGATACCCATTATCGGCCTGGTGGATACCAACTGCGATCCGGAACTGGTGGATTATGTGATTCCCGGAAACGATGACGCCATTCGCGCCATCAAACTGGTCACCACGCGTCTCGCCGAAGCCGTGATCGAGATGAAACGCGCAGAGTGGGAAATGGAGGAGGCCGGCGACGCGCCCGTTGAAGATGGCGCCGAAAAGCCCAACGTGGACGCGGAGACCGGCGAGGTAGTCACGTCGGCGGCGGAGATCGCGGATAGCGATTTTGTTTTCCATCGTGGCGAGGAAGACGAGTACACCCGAATGGCCAACCTCGGCGGCGAACTGGCTGCTGCCGGCGCGACCGAAGCATCGCAGGAGTTCACCGCAGAGGGCGCACCGCCGGAACCGACCGATGAGCCCGACGCTGCCGGCGGGGACCCTGCACCATCCGGGGAGAGCTCAGAGGCGGTGGCGGACGAGGTGGCGCCAGGTGTCGCAGAACCCGAGCCGGCCGTTTAG
- the dxr gene encoding 1-deoxy-D-xylulose-5-phosphate reductoisomerase, with product MKRIAVLGSTGSIGKQTLDVVDRLPGEFAVTALAAHRNVAMLAEQAARYKAEAVCIGDPTAIPELRAALATRGWNGELCSGVEGLCQLAALQSCDLLVMALAGAIGIRPTHAALSAGKDVALASKEVLVAAGESTMALATQHGARIVPIDSEHSAILQCIEASPAHVERIILTCSGGPFRTASVAQMAEATLATALNHPTWQMGGLVTVNSATLMNKALEIIEAHWLFGVAIEAVDVVIHPQSIVHSFVQFRDGSVIGQLGLPDMRLPIQLALTWPRRINSGLPRLQVGDYAELTFHLPRLEAFPALNLARCAANTGGTMPAVMNAANEAAVELFCRGELGFLEIVQRVEEVMSRHTMQAATLDNVLAADAWARLEAQH from the coding sequence GTGAAACGGATTGCCGTATTGGGCAGCACCGGTTCCATTGGGAAGCAAACGCTGGATGTAGTTGACAGGCTACCGGGCGAGTTTGCTGTTACTGCGCTGGCGGCCCACAGGAATGTGGCGATGCTTGCGGAACAGGCTGCTCGATACAAGGCCGAAGCGGTCTGCATCGGCGACCCAACCGCGATACCTGAACTGCGAGCCGCTCTGGCGACGCGGGGATGGAACGGCGAACTCTGCTCCGGCGTCGAGGGATTGTGCCAGCTGGCAGCGTTGCAGAGTTGCGATCTGCTGGTGATGGCGCTGGCAGGCGCTATCGGCATCCGGCCAACACATGCTGCTCTTTCGGCTGGCAAGGATGTAGCGCTGGCGAGCAAGGAAGTACTTGTAGCGGCCGGTGAATCCACCATGGCGCTGGCTACGCAACACGGCGCCCGGATAGTGCCGATCGATAGTGAGCACTCCGCTATCCTTCAATGCATAGAGGCATCGCCGGCCCACGTTGAGCGCATCATCCTCACGTGCTCGGGCGGACCATTTCGCACGGCGAGCGTGGCGCAGATGGCCGAGGCCACATTGGCGACAGCGCTGAACCACCCAACCTGGCAGATGGGCGGGTTGGTGACGGTCAACTCGGCAACCCTGATGAACAAGGCTCTGGAGATCATCGAAGCCCATTGGCTCTTTGGCGTAGCCATTGAGGCGGTCGACGTGGTCATTCATCCGCAGTCCATCGTCCACTCATTCGTTCAGTTCCGCGATGGCTCGGTGATTGGCCAGTTGGGTTTGCCGGATATGCGGCTTCCTATCCAGCTGGCGCTAACCTGGCCGCGGCGCATCAATTCGGGCCTGCCCCGGCTGCAGGTCGGCGACTATGCAGAGCTTACATTTCACCTGCCGCGGCTGGAGGCGTTTCCGGCGCTGAACCTGGCGCGGTGCGCGGCAAACACCGGAGGTACGATGCCGGCGGTGATGAACGCCGCAAACGAAGCCGCCGTTGAGCTCTTCTGCCGCGGCGAGCTCGGCTTCCTGGAGATCGTTCAGCGAGTTGAAGAGGTGATGAGCCGACACACAATGCAGGCAGCAACACTGGATAACGTGCTGGCAGCAGACGCCTGGGCGCGCCTGGAGGCGCAGCATTAA
- a CDS encoding class II aldolase/adducin family protein translates to MKPPDEAECRRTIAQLGALLYQRRMLDSAGGNISARCSSGDVCISPRFSGSRRRWMLDPEEVLLLRPERSPPAAASRETGMHLAIYKAFPNCGAVIHAHPRHLLVFASACRPLAPPTEQTDKYGVIPVASAAPAHSAALAKSVVEALEPQQVKLKEHSIACLLPRHGITVAGPTLDDAYDALERLEGSARVWIDRASLDRLPDSM, encoded by the coding sequence ATGAAACCGCCGGACGAAGCCGAATGTCGTCGCACGATCGCGCAGTTGGGCGCATTGCTTTATCAGCGGCGAATGCTCGATTCCGCCGGCGGCAATATCTCGGCGCGATGCTCCTCCGGCGATGTTTGCATCTCGCCCCGTTTTTCCGGCAGCCGCCGGCGTTGGATGCTCGATCCCGAGGAGGTGCTGCTGCTGCGGCCCGAACGTTCCCCGCCAGCCGCTGCATCGCGAGAAACCGGCATGCATCTTGCCATCTACAAGGCGTTTCCGAATTGCGGCGCCGTCATTCACGCCCATCCACGACACCTGCTGGTTTTCGCGAGCGCCTGCCGTCCGCTGGCTCCGCCGACCGAGCAGACGGACAAGTACGGCGTGATCCCTGTAGCAAGTGCCGCCCCGGCGCATTCGGCGGCATTGGCAAAATCGGTGGTGGAAGCCCTTGAACCACAGCAGGTAAAGCTGAAGGAGCACTCTATTGCGTGCCTGCTGCCCCGGCACGGCATAACCGTGGCGGGTCCAACGCTGGATGACGCTTACGACGCGCTGGAGCGGCTCGAGGGTAGTGCGCGCGTCTGGATCGACCGCGCAAGTCTCGACCGACTTCCGGACAGCATGTGA
- the frr gene encoding ribosome recycling factor, which produces MIPELLKETEERMHKSVEATRHEFSLIRTGRASPAILEHVKVDLYGATMPLNQVASVSVPDPRQLMIMPFDRNALAAIEKGILKSDVNLTPNNDGSAIRLNIPPLNEERRRELIKQVHQKAEAGRVGVRNARHDSVKKLQNARKAGELPEGEEKRGEESVQKLVDRFIQEIDRLTKAKEAEMMEV; this is translated from the coding sequence ATGATTCCAGAGCTTCTTAAAGAGACCGAAGAGCGGATGCACAAGAGCGTGGAGGCAACACGCCATGAGTTTTCACTCATTCGCACCGGGCGCGCAAGCCCGGCGATTTTGGAGCACGTGAAGGTGGACCTGTACGGGGCCACCATGCCCCTGAACCAGGTCGCCTCCGTTTCGGTGCCCGATCCGCGGCAGTTGATGATTATGCCATTCGATCGGAACGCGCTTGCAGCCATTGAGAAAGGCATCCTGAAGAGCGATGTCAATCTGACGCCGAACAACGACGGCTCAGCCATCCGTCTCAACATTCCGCCACTCAATGAGGAGCGCCGGCGCGAGCTGATCAAGCAGGTGCATCAGAAGGCGGAGGCCGGACGTGTTGGTGTACGAAACGCCCGGCACGACTCCGTAAAGAAGCTCCAGAACGCGCGTAAGGCCGGCGAACTGCCGGAAGGCGAGGAGAAGCGTGGAGAGGAGAGCGTTCAGAAGCTCGTAGATCGGTTCATCCAGGAGATCGACCGCCTCACCAAAGCAAAAGAGGCGGAGATGATGGAAGTCTGA